The following proteins are encoded in a genomic region of Streptococcus sp. 29892:
- a CDS encoding Rpn family recombination-promoting nuclease/putative transposase, whose product MTKRRQAVSPMADVIAKKIFNDHEITIDFINTFLGFRPKTVQILNGTIADVKKERTGHFSTTVDILARMDDGTQVIIEIQVAYQNSFIKRLWTYTCQHLVKDLPNVREKVTQTHDMYDKISPIYSIALVASRYFDDDQPIHSFVLTEKDGGQILELPFGEHEELKKPFEMVIIELKKFRKGQLEKSQRQWIEFFANREFSQATSDVIEKAEHLLDRNTWTEEEVKMVDQWLRNASNHFGELESSFIRGRRNGKEEGRLEGRLEVAQRLLNRGIGIEDVLEITGLTSEQLASLSQDHQF is encoded by the coding sequence ATGACTAAACGTCGTCAGGCAGTCAGTCCCATGGCTGATGTTATTGCAAAAAAGATTTTTAATGACCATGAGATTACTATTGATTTTATCAATACCTTTCTAGGTTTTCGCCCTAAGACGGTTCAAATTTTGAATGGCACCATAGCGGATGTAAAAAAAGAAAGGACCGGTCACTTTAGCACTACGGTGGATATTCTGGCTCGAATGGATGATGGGACGCAAGTCATCATCGAGATACAAGTTGCCTATCAGAATAGTTTTATCAAGCGTTTGTGGACCTATACCTGTCAACATCTGGTCAAGGACTTGCCCAATGTTCGTGAGAAAGTCACGCAGACACATGATATGTATGACAAAATTTCACCGATTTATTCGATTGCCTTAGTAGCCAGCAGGTATTTTGATGACGACCAACCTATTCATAGTTTTGTATTGACTGAAAAAGATGGGGGTCAAATCTTGGAATTGCCATTTGGCGAACATGAGGAATTGAAAAAGCCGTTTGAGATGGTCATTATTGAACTGAAAAAATTCCGTAAGGGTCAGCTTGAGAAAAGTCAGCGTCAATGGATTGAATTTTTTGCCAATCGAGAATTTAGTCAAGCTACATCAGATGTAATTGAAAAGGCAGAACACCTGCTGGATAGAAATACATGGACAGAGGAGGAAGTCAAAATGGTAGATCAATGGTTGCGCAACGCTTCCAACCACTTTGGTGAATTGGAAAGTTCTTTTATACGTGGCAGACGGAACGGTAAGGAAGAAGGACGATTAGAAGGACGATTAGAAGTTGCTCAGCGCTTATTAAACAGAGGTATTGGCATAGAAGATGTTTTAGAAATCACTGGTTTAACCTCAGAACAGTTGGCTTCCCTTTCACAAGACCATCAGTTTTAG
- a CDS encoding CBS domain-containing protein: protein MSVKDFMTRKVVYISPDTTIAHAADLMREQGLHRLPVIENDKLVGLVTEGTIAEASPSKATSLSIYEMNYLLNKTKVKDVMIKNVITVSGYASLEDAVYLMYKNKVGILPVVDNGQLYGVITDRDVFAAFLHVSGYGEEGVRARFLVENKAGELEKIIRLVADKDYNIASTVQLVTKSGKAVIEVQIDGKVDVEEVRSLFEGAGLQIDSLVPTVAKNI from the coding sequence ATGTCAGTTAAAGATTTTATGACCCGTAAGGTTGTTTATATTTCACCGGATACAACCATTGCCCATGCGGCTGATTTGATGCGTGAGCAAGGCTTGCACCGTTTGCCCGTGATTGAAAATGACAAATTGGTCGGCTTGGTGACGGAAGGAACTATTGCTGAAGCCAGTCCATCTAAGGCAACTAGTTTATCTATCTACGAGATGAACTATCTTCTAAACAAGACCAAGGTCAAAGACGTTATGATTAAAAATGTCATCACTGTTTCAGGCTATGCCAGTCTTGAAGATGCTGTTTACCTCATGTACAAAAACAAGGTCGGTATTCTTCCAGTTGTGGACAATGGCCAACTCTATGGTGTTATCACTGACCGTGATGTATTTGCAGCCTTTCTCCATGTGTCAGGTTATGGCGAAGAGGGTGTTCGTGCTCGTTTCCTTGTGGAAAACAAGGCAGGGGAGTTAGAGAAGATTATTCGCTTGGTTGCTGATAAAGACTATAATATCGCTTCAACTGTTCAATTGGTGACCAAATCAGGCAAGGCAGTTATCGAAGTCCAAATTGATGGTAAGGTAGATGTAGAAGAAGTTCGTAGTCTATTCGAGGGTGCGGGTTTGCAAATTGACAGCCTAGTACCAACTGTTGCAAAAAATATCTAA
- a CDS encoding toxic anion resistance protein: MSGFNFDIDQIANNSLSTKDKTTEIIQATPAGDTTKVSFLAQLTPEQQTGIRAKAPQLVDNFLANQNALLDFGKEAVEEVNATVNHILSEQKKIEIPQVDELLANTNRELNGFVAKYKDISTTAELEKKPGFFQRLFKQTKNDLQEFYFDSQTIEKKMDSMAASVVKQEEVLSRNIVSAELLIENNTKSIENLVGVIAFIEATGQEAAQRAKAEQERLAGLQPTTVDYQVASEKLARVTEVANILEQQHSEYMSRLYVAWTTTPQMRNLVKVSSDMKQRLGMLRRNTIPTMKLSIAQLGILQQSIKSSQTADAIVNANNAALQMLADTSKEAIPMMERTAQNPTLSVASVTKLAESLVAQNNGIIAAIDEGRQKRRELEAAIIRSAETINDSVKLRDQKIIAALLEQGKEAQSEAEQPLETTE, from the coding sequence ATGTCAGGATTTAATTTCGATATTGATCAGATTGCTAATAATAGTTTGTCAACCAAGGACAAGACCACAGAAATCATTCAAGCAACACCAGCTGGAGATACGACCAAGGTATCTTTCTTGGCCCAGTTGACACCAGAACAACAGACAGGCATTCGTGCCAAAGCACCGCAATTGGTAGATAATTTCTTGGCCAACCAGAATGCTCTCTTGGACTTCGGTAAGGAAGCCGTAGAAGAAGTCAATGCGACGGTCAACCACATTCTGTCTGAACAGAAAAAGATTGAAATTCCACAGGTGGATGAGCTGTTGGCCAATACCAACCGTGAATTAAATGGCTTTGTGGCTAAGTACAAGGACATTTCGACAACTGCTGAGTTGGAAAAGAAACCAGGTTTCTTCCAGCGCTTGTTTAAGCAGACCAAAAATGACTTGCAGGAATTTTACTTTGATTCGCAGACCATTGAAAAGAAAATGGACAGCATGGCGGCCAGCGTGGTCAAGCAAGAGGAAGTCTTGTCCCGTAATATCGTATCAGCGGAGCTCCTGATTGAGAACAATACCAAGTCTATTGAAAATCTAGTCGGTGTTATCGCCTTTATCGAAGCCACTGGTCAAGAGGCTGCCCAGCGAGCAAAAGCAGAGCAGGAACGCTTGGCAGGTCTGCAACCAACTACGGTAGACTATCAAGTTGCTTCTGAAAAGCTGGCGCGTGTGACAGAAGTTGCCAATATTCTGGAACAACAACACTCAGAATACATGAGTCGCCTGTACGTTGCCTGGACAACAACGCCGCAAATGCGCAACCTTGTCAAAGTTTCGTCAGATATGAAGCAACGACTTGGTATGTTGCGCCGCAATACCATTCCGACAATGAAGCTGTCTATTGCCCAGTTGGGTATCCTACAACAGTCTATCAAGTCTAGTCAGACAGCGGATGCCATTGTTAATGCCAACAATGCGGCTCTTCAAATGCTGGCGGATACGTCAAAAGAAGCCATTCCGATGATGGAACGCACGGCACAAAATCCTACCCTTTCAGTGGCTTCTGTTACCAAGTTGGCAGAGAGTTTGGTCGCCCAGAACAATGGTATTATTGCGGCTATTGACGAAGGTCGTCAAAAACGTCGTGAGCTGGAAGCGGCCATTATCCGATCTGCTGAAACCATCAATGATTCTGTAAAATTGCGTGATCAGAAGATTATCGCTGCCTTGCTAGAACAAGGAAAAGAAGCACAGTCCGAAGCTGAACAGCCACTTGAAACAACTGAATAA
- a CDS encoding YitT family protein produces MIRIKNIVLILLGAGLFAFGLNYLIMPNRLFEGGATGLALIIYYLFHIQPWVMNIVINIPLFILGWKILGKKTLYLSILGTLAVTVWLAIFEKIPFSINLQQDLILVSILGGILMGLGLGTIFRSGGTTGGSDIIARIGHKYTPYSIGQIILAIDILILTLIVIVFKDLRTVLYTLMMVAIASRVIDFVTEGGYGSKGVMIVSQKSDQLAQAIDSEIERGVTFIKAQGFYSKTNVNMIYSVIYKSQLQEMKELIHRIDPHAFITITDAHEVLGEGFTLDRDKKPLERH; encoded by the coding sequence ATGATTCGTATAAAGAATATAGTCTTGATTTTGCTTGGTGCTGGTCTATTTGCCTTTGGACTAAATTACCTCATCATGCCCAATCGCTTGTTTGAGGGAGGAGCGACTGGACTGGCACTCATTATTTATTACCTATTCCATATTCAACCATGGGTAATGAACATTGTGATCAACATTCCCTTGTTTATTCTTGGTTGGAAAATATTAGGTAAAAAAACTCTCTATCTCAGTATTTTAGGGACCTTGGCTGTTACTGTTTGGCTGGCCATTTTTGAAAAAATCCCTTTCTCCATCAATCTCCAGCAAGATTTGATTTTGGTCAGTATCTTAGGTGGCATTCTGATGGGGTTGGGTCTGGGAACCATCTTTCGTTCAGGGGGAACAACTGGAGGGAGTGATATTATCGCCCGTATCGGTCATAAATACACTCCATATTCTATTGGACAAATTATCCTAGCCATTGATATCCTAATTCTGACCTTGATTGTCATTGTCTTTAAGGACCTTCGAACTGTCCTATATACCTTGATGATGGTAGCCATCGCTTCCCGTGTCATTGACTTTGTCACTGAGGGTGGCTACGGTAGCAAGGGAGTGATGATTGTTTCACAAAAATCCGATCAGCTTGCCCAGGCCATTGATAGCGAGATTGAACGTGGCGTCACCTTTATCAAGGCACAAGGTTTCTATAGCAAGACCAATGTCAATATGATCTACTCCGTCATCTATAAAAGTCAATTACAAGAAATGAAGGAACTCATCCATCGAATTGACCCCCACGCTTTTATCACCATAACAGATGCCCATGAAGTGCTAGGGGAAGGATTTACACTCGACCGAGATAAAAAGCCACTAGAACGGCATTGA
- the tmk gene encoding dTMP kinase has protein sequence MSKGFFITFEGPDGAGKTTVLQELLPALQELGPEVVTTREPGGVAIAEDIRSIILDPANTEMDDKTELLLFIAARRQHLKEKILPPLAEGKLLLIDRFIDSSIAYQGFGRGLDVADINWLNQFATDGLKPDLTLYFDIDTEEGLARISRNADRDVDRLDMEKADMHKRVRQGYLSILEKEPERLVKIDASQPLEAVVADALSVIKKRFAERA, from the coding sequence ATGAGTAAGGGTTTTTTTATTACATTTGAAGGTCCAGATGGGGCTGGGAAGACAACGGTTTTGCAGGAATTGTTACCAGCCTTGCAGGAGCTAGGTCCAGAAGTGGTGACAACTAGAGAACCAGGCGGAGTGGCCATTGCTGAGGACATTCGCTCTATTATTTTGGATCCAGCCAATACGGAAATGGATGATAAGACGGAGCTCTTACTCTTTATCGCAGCCCGTCGTCAGCACTTGAAAGAAAAAATCTTACCTCCCTTGGCTGAAGGTAAGTTGCTTTTAATTGATCGTTTTATCGATTCTTCCATTGCCTATCAAGGCTTTGGAAGGGGCTTGGATGTGGCTGATATTAACTGGCTGAATCAGTTTGCGACAGATGGCTTGAAACCTGATTTGACCCTCTATTTTGACATTGACACAGAAGAGGGCCTAGCTCGGATTTCTCGTAATGCGGATCGAGATGTGGACCGTCTGGACATGGAAAAGGCGGATATGCATAAAAGGGTTCGGCAGGGCTATCTCAGTATTTTAGAAAAAGAGCCAGAGCGTTTGGTCAAGATTGATGCAAGTCAGCCTTTAGAAGCTGTTGTTGCGGATGCTTTGTCAGTCATTAAGAAACGGTTTGCGGAAAGAGCATGA
- a CDS encoding DNA polymerase III subunit delta' — translation MKIEELRQLQAGLFQRFVTILEQGRLAHAYLFSGDFASYDMAIFLSQSLFCGEKVGVLPCQNCRTCRLIEADEFSDVTLLAPQGNIIKTETVRELVKNFSQSGFESSKQVFIIRDAEKMHANAANSLLKVIEEPQSDIHIFLLTNQEEAVLPTIKSRTQIIGFPKNLSLLERLLEEEGLLKNQANLLARLVSSQEEALKLAENKNFLELMGQARKFIDLLLTDSNRAYLQVGSLLSLAVEKAEQGRLFDLLGLLLAERMLEPQVIEKMDNLLRAKEMWQANVSLQNSLEYLTLK, via the coding sequence ATGAAAATTGAAGAACTAAGACAGTTACAAGCTGGCCTATTCCAGCGATTTGTGACCATTTTGGAGCAAGGACGTCTGGCCCATGCCTATCTGTTTTCTGGTGATTTTGCCAGTTATGACATGGCTATTTTTCTCAGCCAGTCCTTATTTTGTGGGGAAAAAGTAGGTGTGTTACCTTGTCAGAATTGTCGAACTTGTCGTTTAATTGAAGCGGATGAGTTTTCAGATGTGACCTTGCTAGCTCCCCAGGGCAATATCATCAAGACAGAAACTGTTCGTGAATTGGTCAAGAATTTCTCTCAGTCAGGTTTTGAATCTAGTAAACAGGTTTTTATCATTCGAGATGCTGAGAAAATGCATGCCAATGCAGCCAATTCTCTCCTGAAAGTAATCGAGGAACCTCAGTCAGATATCCATATTTTTCTCTTGACCAATCAGGAAGAAGCAGTGCTGCCGACCATTAAGAGCCGGACACAGATAATTGGTTTCCCTAAAAATCTGTCCCTCTTGGAGCGGTTGCTGGAGGAAGAAGGTTTGTTGAAAAACCAGGCCAACCTGCTAGCGCGACTGGTTTCTAGTCAGGAAGAGGCCCTAAAATTAGCGGAGAATAAGAATTTTCTGGAGCTAATGGGTCAGGCTAGGAAATTTATCGATCTGCTGCTGACCGACAGCAATCGGGCTTATTTGCAGGTAGGGAGCTTGCTTTCCTTGGCTGTGGAAAAGGCAGAGCAAGGACGTTTGTTTGATTTACTCGGTCTATTATTAGCAGAAAGAATGTTGGAGCCACAGGTAATTGAAAAAATGGATAACCTACTAAGAGCCAAGGAAATGTGGCAGGCCAATGTCAGCCTACAGAATAGTTTGGAGTATCTGACATTAAAATAA
- the yabA gene encoding DNA replication initiation control protein YabA: protein MDKKEIFDALDDFSQNLLTTLAEVDAIKKHLQGVIDENTTLRLENSKLRERLEKEDKIGHKSSNFGKENLEHIYEDGFHICTFSYGQRRENDEPCMFCIELLNRE from the coding sequence ATGGATAAGAAAGAAATTTTTGATGCCCTAGATGATTTTTCACAAAATCTCTTGACCACCTTAGCAGAGGTAGATGCCATAAAGAAGCATTTACAGGGTGTCATTGATGAAAATACGACCTTGCGTTTGGAAAATTCCAAATTGCGCGAGCGTCTTGAGAAGGAAGATAAGATAGGCCATAAGTCGTCCAACTTTGGTAAGGAAAACTTGGAACATATCTACGAAGATGGCTTCCATATCTGTACCTTTTCTTATGGACAACGCAGGGAAAATGATGAACCCTGTATGTTCTGTATTGAATTATTGAATCGAGAATAG
- the rsmI gene encoding 16S rRNA (cytidine(1402)-2'-O)-methyltransferase: MKVQKSFKGQTSFGTLYLVPTPIGNLQDMTFRAIQTLKEVNVIAAEDTRNTGLLLKHFEIETRQTSFHEHNAHEKIPVLIDWLKSGQSIAQVSDAGLPSISDPGHDLVKVAIEECIPVIALPGASAGITALIASGLAPQPHIFYGFLPRKAGQQKDFFQEKRAYPETQIFYESPYRVADTLENMLSVYGDRQVTVVRELTKLYEEYQRGSITEVLDYLKENPLKGECLIIVAGVGEEELPSADEVDLKAEVEKEIAMGSKPNQAIKEVAKRYQLKKQEVYDLYHGLG; the protein is encoded by the coding sequence ATGAAAGTACAAAAATCATTTAAGGGACAGACTAGCTTTGGTACCTTATATCTGGTTCCTACCCCTATTGGTAACCTTCAGGATATGACCTTTCGAGCTATCCAGACCTTGAAAGAAGTAAATGTAATTGCAGCGGAAGATACTCGCAATACAGGACTTCTGCTCAAACATTTTGAGATTGAAACTCGTCAAACCTCCTTCCATGAGCACAATGCCCATGAAAAAATTCCAGTTCTGATAGACTGGCTCAAGTCGGGTCAGTCCATTGCCCAGGTATCTGATGCAGGTCTGCCTTCTATATCGGATCCAGGTCATGACTTGGTCAAGGTGGCGATTGAAGAATGCATCCCAGTTATAGCCCTACCTGGTGCTTCAGCAGGTATTACAGCCTTGATTGCCTCGGGACTGGCTCCCCAACCTCATATTTTCTATGGTTTTTTACCGAGAAAAGCAGGGCAACAAAAGGACTTTTTCCAAGAAAAACGTGCCTACCCTGAAACACAGATTTTCTATGAATCTCCTTATCGGGTAGCTGATACCTTGGAAAATATGCTATCTGTCTATGGAGATCGTCAAGTGACTGTCGTTCGGGAATTGACCAAGCTCTATGAAGAGTACCAGCGAGGAAGTATCACAGAAGTTCTAGATTATCTGAAGGAAAATCCCCTTAAGGGCGAGTGTTTAATCATTGTTGCAGGTGTTGGTGAAGAAGAGTTACCATCCGCAGACGAAGTGGATCTAAAGGCAGAGGTGGAAAAGGAAATCGCAATGGGCAGCAAACCCAACCAGGCCATCAAAGAAGTAGCAAAACGCTACCAACTCAAAAAACAAGAAGTATATGATCTATATCATGGACTAGGCTGA
- the serC gene encoding 3-phosphoserine/phosphohydroxythreonine transaminase: MTIYNFSAGPAVLPKPVLERAQAEFLDYNGSGMSVLEMSHRSKDFDDIIKGAEATLRELMAIPDNYKVIFLQGGASLEFTMIPLNFAQGKKAYYLAGGSWGKKAYTEAVKLSKTIDFEPILLGSTEDITYAELPTFDKNDIDPNAAYVHLTTNNTIEGTAVYNIPDTNGVPVIGDMSSNILAARYNVEDFAMIYAGAQKNIGPAGVTVVIVREDFLNDQPMLSSMLDYRIQAENESLYNTPPAYSIYISKLVFEWVKEIGGVDEMEKINREKSGLLYDYIDQSNFYKNPVRKKEERSVANIPFVSPSEELDAKFVKEASAAGFKNIKGHRSVGGMRASLYNAFPRQGVVDLIDFMKKFAAENA, encoded by the coding sequence ATGACAATCTACAACTTTTCTGCAGGTCCTGCAGTATTGCCAAAACCAGTGCTTGAACGCGCTCAAGCTGAATTCTTGGACTACAATGGTTCGGGAATGAGTGTTTTGGAGATGTCCCATCGCTCCAAAGACTTCGATGATATTATTAAAGGTGCTGAAGCGACCCTTCGTGAATTGATGGCTATTCCTGATAATTATAAGGTAATCTTCTTACAAGGTGGGGCTTCTTTGGAATTCACCATGATTCCCCTAAACTTTGCCCAAGGTAAAAAAGCCTACTATTTAGCAGGTGGTTCATGGGGCAAAAAAGCCTACACAGAGGCTGTGAAATTATCTAAGACTATTGACTTTGAACCAATTTTGTTGGGCTCTACAGAAGATATTACCTATGCAGAATTGCCAACCTTTGATAAGAACGATATCGATCCAAACGCAGCTTATGTTCACTTGACAACCAACAATACCATCGAAGGTACGGCTGTTTACAATATACCTGATACCAATGGCGTTCCGGTTATTGGAGATATGTCTTCAAACATCTTGGCGGCTCGCTACAATGTAGAAGATTTTGCCATGATTTATGCAGGTGCTCAGAAGAACATCGGGCCTGCTGGTGTGACAGTTGTCATTGTGCGTGAGGATTTCCTCAACGACCAACCAATGCTTTCAAGTATGTTGGACTACCGTATCCAAGCAGAAAATGAGTCACTATATAACACGCCGCCTGCATACTCTATCTACATTTCTAAGCTAGTCTTTGAATGGGTCAAGGAAATCGGTGGTGTGGATGAAATGGAAAAAATCAACCGCGAAAAGTCTGGCTTGCTTTATGACTACATTGATCAGTCTAATTTCTACAAAAACCCTGTTCGTAAAAAAGAAGAGCGTTCAGTAGCCAACATTCCATTTGTGTCACCTAGCGAGGAATTGGATGCCAAGTTCGTTAAAGAAGCATCAGCGGCAGGCTTTAAGAATATTAAGGGACACCGTTCTGTTGGCGGTATGCGGGCTTCGCTTTACAATGCCTTCCCACGCCAAGGTGTGGTCGACTTGATTGACTTTATGAAAAAATTTGCAGCGGAGAATGCCTAA
- a CDS encoding GNAT family N-acetyltransferase codes for MEIRLAHPNEVGSICQIMDQAKAFLAASGSSQWQGAYPDQDTIFDDILSGKGYVGLVDGKVAVYAAVFRGTEAAYEAIYDGKWQHNNPLYTTIHRVAVAKEFQGQGVVQTFLQGIIEGQKGPDFRCDTHEKNLPMQHILEKLGFVYCGKVPLDGERLAYQKIKHKSERSLYQEISEDDRWLLGNN; via the coding sequence ATGGAAATCCGTCTTGCGCATCCCAATGAAGTAGGATCAATTTGTCAGATTATGGATCAGGCCAAGGCTTTCCTGGCAGCTTCTGGCAGTAGCCAGTGGCAAGGTGCTTATCCTGATCAAGATACGATTTTTGATGATATTTTAAGTGGTAAGGGCTATGTTGGTCTGGTGGACGGAAAGGTTGCGGTTTATGCGGCTGTCTTTCGTGGGACCGAGGCTGCCTATGAAGCCATCTATGATGGCAAGTGGCAGCATAACAATCCCCTTTACACCACCATTCACCGTGTGGCAGTAGCTAAGGAGTTTCAGGGACAAGGTGTGGTTCAGACCTTCCTGCAAGGAATTATTGAAGGGCAAAAGGGACCAGACTTCCGATGTGACACCCATGAGAAAAATCTGCCCATGCAACATATTCTGGAAAAACTAGGCTTTGTCTATTGTGGCAAGGTGCCCTTGGACGGTGAACGACTAGCCTACCAAAAAATCAAGCATAAGAGCGAACGCAGTCTCTATCAGGAGATTAGTGAAGACGATCGATGGTTGCTTGGAAATAATTAA
- a CDS encoding 3-phosphoglycerate dehydrogenase family protein has product MVFSVRTFNNINQVGLKELGNRFQIDGDHAANPDAFIIRSENLHGFDFPENLKAIARAGAGTNNIPIDEATEKGIVVFNTPGANANAVKEAVIASILLSARDYIGATAWTNTLSGDDVPKQVEAGKKQFAGTEISGKTLGVIGLGAIGARIANDARRLGMNVLGYDPYVSIETAWSISSHVKRVDDLKEIFTNADYITVHVPLTDKTRDLFNADSFGQMKKGTTLINFARGELVNNADLFEAIEAGVIKKYITDFGTEEVLNKDNIIVFPHVGGSTEEAELNCAIAAGQTIRRFMETGEIINSVNFPNVKQFLDAPYRITLINKNIPNMVAKITTAVSELGINIDNIINKSKGDYAYTLLDLDEADKGKIDQLVAHFEATEAIVKVRVIKNKN; this is encoded by the coding sequence ATGGTATTTAGCGTACGAACATTTAACAATATTAACCAAGTTGGTCTTAAGGAATTGGGCAATCGTTTCCAGATTGATGGAGATCATGCAGCAAATCCAGATGCCTTTATCATCCGTTCTGAAAACTTGCACGGCTTTGATTTTCCTGAAAATCTCAAGGCTATTGCCCGCGCGGGTGCAGGGACCAACAATATCCCAATCGATGAAGCGACTGAGAAAGGGATTGTGGTCTTCAATACTCCTGGAGCCAATGCCAACGCCGTAAAAGAAGCAGTCATTGCCTCTATCCTCTTGTCTGCGCGTGACTATATCGGAGCGACAGCTTGGACCAATACCTTGTCAGGTGATGATGTGCCAAAACAAGTTGAGGCAGGTAAGAAGCAGTTTGCAGGGACTGAAATTTCAGGCAAAACCCTTGGTGTTATCGGACTCGGTGCTATCGGTGCTCGTATTGCCAACGATGCTCGCCGTCTAGGCATGAATGTTCTTGGCTACGACCCTTATGTATCGATTGAAACAGCATGGAGTATTTCTAGCCATGTCAAACGAGTAGATGATTTGAAAGAAATCTTTACCAATGCCGACTATATCACTGTCCATGTTCCTCTGACGGATAAGACCCGTGATTTGTTCAATGCGGACAGTTTTGGTCAAATGAAAAAAGGAACAACCTTGATTAACTTTGCCCGTGGTGAATTGGTCAACAATGCCGACTTGTTTGAAGCTATTGAAGCAGGTGTTATCAAGAAGTACATTACTGACTTTGGTACCGAAGAAGTGCTTAATAAGGACAATATTATCGTCTTCCCACACGTTGGAGGTTCAACAGAAGAAGCGGAGCTTAACTGTGCCATTGCGGCTGGTCAAACCATACGACGCTTTATGGAGACTGGTGAAATTATCAACTCCGTCAATTTCCCAAATGTCAAACAATTTTTGGATGCTCCATATCGTATCACCTTGATTAACAAGAATATTCCAAATATGGTAGCAAAAATCACCACAGCTGTGTCTGAATTGGGCATTAACATTGATAATATCATCAACAAGTCAAAAGGTGACTATGCCTATACCTTGCTAGACTTGGATGAGGCAGATAAGGGTAAAATTGACCAGTTGGTTGCTCACTTTGAAGCAACGGAAGCCATTGTCAAGGTTCGTGTTATCAAAAATAAAAACTAA
- a CDS encoding methylated-DNA--[protein]-cysteine S-methyltransferase — MYVKNIYQSPLGPMSLVASDRGLRGAWFEGQKYFERGLDEKPVLGSHPILNSTRLLLDAYFSGEQVDFSDLPLEPVGTDFQEKVWRLLKEIPHGQTTNYGRLAQQLGLRSGQAVGGAIGRNPYSIIVPCHRVLNQKGQLTGYAGGLDKKIWLLQHENPHFEVKK, encoded by the coding sequence ATGTATGTAAAAAACATCTACCAGAGCCCACTAGGTCCCATGTCCTTGGTAGCCAGTGATAGAGGCTTGCGCGGTGCCTGGTTCGAAGGGCAGAAATATTTTGAACGTGGTTTAGATGAAAAGCCTGTGCTAGGCTCACATCCTATTTTAAACAGTACAAGACTGCTCCTAGATGCATACTTTTCAGGTGAGCAGGTAGATTTTTCAGACCTCCCCTTAGAGCCTGTTGGAACAGATTTTCAGGAAAAAGTCTGGCGGCTATTAAAAGAGATACCGCATGGACAGACGACCAACTATGGAAGACTGGCCCAGCAACTTGGTCTTCGGTCTGGTCAGGCTGTGGGGGGAGCGATTGGGCGTAATCCCTACTCTATCATTGTCCCCTGTCATCGTGTTCTCAATCAAAAGGGACAGTTGACAGGTTATGCAGGTGGCTTGGATAAGAAAATCTGGCTCTTGCAACATGAAAATCCACACTTTGAGGTGAAAAAATGA
- a CDS encoding arsenate reductase family protein, protein MILYYEYPKCSTCRAAKAELKSLGLEFEAIDIKSTPPSADQLKAWMEATGLELKKYFNTSGNSYRELGLKDKFDSLTVDQALDLLANDGMLIKRPLLIQDGKILQIGYRTKYENLGL, encoded by the coding sequence ATGATTTTATATTATGAGTATCCTAAATGCTCGACCTGTCGGGCAGCAAAGGCAGAGCTAAAGAGTTTGGGCTTGGAATTTGAAGCTATTGACATCAAGTCAACGCCTCCCAGTGCAGATCAGCTCAAAGCCTGGATGGAAGCCACAGGTCTTGAATTGAAAAAGTATTTCAATACCTCCGGCAATAGCTATCGTGAACTTGGTCTTAAAGATAAATTTGATAGTTTGACTGTGGACCAAGCATTAGACTTATTAGCCAATGATGGCATGCTGATTAAGCGTCCCTTGCTGATTCAAGATGGAAAAATCTTGCAGATTGGCTATCGAACAAAATATGAAAATCTCGGTTTATAG